A single window of Sneathiella limimaris DNA harbors:
- a CDS encoding MbcA/ParS/Xre antitoxin family protein, which translates to MTLQQQAIDTDDKVILAKAAKNAASNLGIPLEELAKIIGRDRTAINRGIDPATKAGELALLFVRCYRALHTLVGGDPKNMKHWFGTRNKHLNGVPRELVKTVQGLNSVLIYLDGMRGKV; encoded by the coding sequence ATGACACTACAGCAGCAGGCGATAGACACGGATGATAAAGTAATCCTGGCCAAAGCCGCCAAGAATGCCGCCTCTAATCTGGGGATCCCGCTTGAGGAACTGGCCAAGATCATTGGACGGGATCGGACAGCCATCAATCGCGGCATTGACCCTGCAACCAAGGCAGGGGAATTGGCTCTTCTCTTTGTCCGCTGCTATCGCGCCCTGCATACGCTGGTCGGCGGAGATCCCAAAAACATGAAGCACTGGTTTGGGACACGCAACAAACATCTAAACGGTGTTCCAAGAGAGCTCGTAAAGACCGTGCAGGGACTGAATAGCGTCCTCATTTACCTGGACGGCATGCGTGGAAAGGTCTGA
- a CDS encoding ATP-binding protein — protein MKLSFAAKVALLYLLISLIWIFGSDRAVEVLLHDYKDIAQNFKGSFFVLATAGIIYFLIRRFEIRTNRDKDLLLQKEKELELAQSISKAGHWRTNLNEDSQEDRVHFSQSILKLLNFSPNTKGYTPQSVFDLMGSEDLENFQSIQQAAILSRAEKPYEVTLTLDTGKKIWVAGKIVPNVDGEGSVSTLFGVAQDVTEQRLMEDKLRQSQKMEAFGQLTSGAAHDFNNLLAIIQGNAELLSEKDEFEDGQNRRMLDTILMATEKGAKLTRSMLTFARRQKLEPTITALEEEIKNTVSILRRTIDETIELRTDIEPNTGHCKVDRVMLENALINMVVNARDAMPYGGSVTLGLRRYEATEPESLLMEELSPGSYLELSISDTGSGMSPETVKKVFEPFFTTKEAGKGTGLGLSMVYGFVKESQGHIDINSELGKGTTIKLYLPNIEQSENQVSNVVSMR, from the coding sequence ATGAAACTCAGCTTTGCGGCAAAGGTTGCGCTTTTATACCTCTTGATTTCTCTCATCTGGATTTTTGGATCCGACCGAGCCGTAGAGGTCCTCCTTCACGACTACAAAGACATCGCTCAGAACTTCAAGGGTTCATTTTTTGTTCTGGCAACGGCTGGTATCATCTACTTCTTAATTAGACGTTTTGAAATAAGAACAAACAGAGACAAGGACCTCCTGCTGCAGAAAGAGAAAGAACTGGAGCTTGCTCAGTCAATCTCCAAGGCAGGTCATTGGCGGACTAATCTAAATGAAGACAGTCAAGAGGATCGCGTTCATTTTTCACAGTCCATCTTAAAATTGTTGAATTTTTCTCCGAATACCAAGGGATATACGCCTCAATCCGTATTTGATTTAATGGGGTCTGAGGATCTGGAGAATTTCCAATCTATTCAGCAGGCGGCCATTCTAAGTCGAGCGGAGAAACCTTATGAAGTTACGCTCACTCTTGATACCGGCAAGAAAATATGGGTGGCGGGTAAAATTGTCCCTAACGTCGATGGAGAGGGAAGTGTTTCTACTCTGTTTGGTGTGGCGCAGGATGTAACAGAACAGCGCCTGATGGAAGATAAACTTCGCCAATCTCAAAAGATGGAAGCTTTTGGTCAGTTAACAAGTGGAGCGGCACATGACTTCAACAATTTGTTGGCCATCATTCAAGGAAATGCGGAACTCCTTTCAGAAAAAGACGAGTTTGAGGACGGTCAAAATCGTCGCATGCTGGATACAATCCTGATGGCGACAGAAAAGGGGGCAAAATTAACGCGGAGTATGTTGACCTTTGCCCGTCGACAAAAATTAGAGCCAACAATTACCGCTCTAGAGGAGGAAATTAAGAATACAGTTTCCATCTTGCGGCGAACTATTGATGAAACGATTGAGTTAAGAACTGACATTGAACCGAACACTGGCCATTGCAAGGTTGACCGGGTGATGCTTGAAAATGCACTCATTAACATGGTGGTCAATGCGCGAGATGCAATGCCATATGGGGGTTCTGTTACTTTGGGTCTTAGACGGTATGAGGCTACTGAACCTGAAAGTCTACTTATGGAAGAGTTGTCTCCTGGCTCATATTTGGAGCTGTCAATCTCTGATACTGGGTCAGGTATGAGCCCCGAGACGGTCAAGAAGGTCTTTGAGCCGTTCTTCACGACCAAGGAGGCCGGAAAAGGGACGGGATTGGGTTTAAGTATGGTGTATGGGTTTGTGAAAGAATCTCAAGGCCACATAGATATTAATTCTGAATTGGGTAAGGGGACGACAATTAAGCTATATCTTCCAAATATAGAGCAGTCTGAAAATCAAGTTTCCAATGTTGTATCAATGCGTTGA